A genome region from Maylandia zebra isolate NMK-2024a linkage group LG6, Mzebra_GT3a, whole genome shotgun sequence includes the following:
- the ankrd49 gene encoding ankyrin repeat domain-containing protein 49, with translation MEFPEDFNQLELLDTHGHLIPRGSGSVWTGSKDDEEEPEEREHSEEWYLEKEEALKDEPNELILWAAENNRLATVHSLLAADPSLVHCCDEDGYTPLHRAAYSGHIEVVCALLAGGSKVNPRTIDGWTPLHSACRWSRVSVASCLLQHGAELNAQTNGGLTPLHLAASYTSFSKTDSRHTLELLLSQRHLKPGLRSSSGETAGEVARRSGPHHFMFEMVEDYVNVVPIS, from the exons ATGGAGTTTCCAGAAGATTTTAACCAGCTCGAGCTTCTCGACACACACGGACACCTGATCCCCCGAGGGTCTGGCAGCGTGTGGACCGGAAGCAAGGACGATGAAGAAGAGCCAGAGGAGAGGGAGCACAGTGAGGAGTGGTATCTGGAAAAGGAGGAAGCTCTCAAAGATGAACCCAACGAGCTCATTCTGTGGGCGGCAGAAAACAATCGC CTTGCCACAGTCCACAGTTTGTTAGCTGCTGATCCTTCGCTGGTGCACTGCTGTGATGAAGATGGTTACACTCCCCTGCACCGTGCAGCATACAGCGGTCACATCGAAGTCGTCTGTGCTCTGCTTGCCGGCGGCTCTAAGGTCAACCCCCGCACCATCGACGGCTGGACTCCCCTTCACAGCGCTTGCCGCTGGAGCCGCGTTTCTGTGGCGAGTTGTCTCCTGCAGCACGGAGCGGAACTGAACGCCCAGACCAACGGTGGACTCACACCATTACATCTCGCTGCTTCATACACAAGCTTCTCAAAAACAGACTCCAGACACACCTTAGAGCTGCTGCTCTCTCAGCGCCATCTGAAGCCggggctccgcagcagcagcgGGGAGACTGCCGGAGAGGTGGCTCGACGTAGTGGGCCCCATCACTTTATGTTTGAGATGGTGGAAGACTATGTGAATGTGGTGCCCATCTCATGA